The Malus sylvestris chromosome 12, drMalSylv7.2, whole genome shotgun sequence genome contains a region encoding:
- the LOC126591873 gene encoding cell division control protein 2 homolog C: MEKYEKLEKVGEGTYGKVYKAKDKATGQLVALKKTRLEMDEEGVPPTALREVSLLQMLSQSLYIVRLICVEHVDSKEGKPVLYLVFEYLDTDLKKFIDSHRKGPNPRPMPPSLVQSFMYQLCKGVAHCHSHGVLHRDLKPQNLLLDKERGILKIADLGLGRAFTVPLKSYTHEIVTLWYRAPEVLLGSAHYSTGVDMWSVGCIFAEMARRQALFPGDSEFQQLLHIFRLLGTPSDKQWPGVSSLRDWHVYPQWEPQNLARAVPALGPEGVDLLAKMLKYDPAERISAKAALDHPYFDTLDKSQF, from the exons ATGGAGAAGTACGAGAAGCTCGAGAAGGTCGGCGAAGGCACGTACGGAAAGGTCTACAAGGCGAAGGACAAAGCCACCGGCCAATTGGTGGCGCTGAAGAAGACGCGCCTCGAGATGGACGAGGAGGGCGTGCCACCCACCGCCCTCCGCGAGGTCTCGCTCCTCCAGATGCTTTCTCAGTCGCTCTACATCGTCCGATTGATCTGCGTCGAGCATGTTGACAGCAAGGAGGGGAAGCCCGTCCTGTACTTGGTGTTCGAGTACTTGGACACCGATCTCAAGAAATTCATCGATTCGCACCGGAAGGGGCCGAATCCAAGGCCGATGCCGCCGTCGCTGGTGCAGAGCTTTATGTACCAACTGTGCAAGGGGGTGGCGCACTGCCACTCCCATGGCGTCCTCCACCGCGATCTGAAGCCCCAGAATCTGCTGCTTGACAAGGAAAGGGGGATTCTGAAGATTGCTGATCTCGGACTTGGCCGCGCCTTCACTGTGCCTCTCAAGAGCTACACGCATGAGATTGTTACTCTCTGGTATAGAGCGCCGGAGGTTCTTCTCGGGTCAGCACACTACTCCACCGGCGTTGATATGTGGTCTGTCGGATGCATCTTCG CCGAGATGGCGAGGAGGCAGGCTCTGTTTCCGGGAGATTCTGAGTTCCAGCAGTTGCTTCACATTTTCAG GCTGCTAGGAACACCATCTGACAAGCAGTGGCCAGGAGTTTCTTCTCTGCGAGATTGGCATGTGTATCCGCAGTGGGAGCCTCAGAACTTGGCTCGTGCTGTTCCTGCTCTGGGGCCTGAAGGAGTTGACCTCCTAGCC AAAATGCTTAAATACGATCCAGCTGAACGAATTTCGGCCAAAGCCGCACTTGACCACCCCTATTTCGACACCCTTGATAAGTCTCAGTTCTGA
- the LOC126591871 gene encoding 2,3-bisphosphoglycerate-independent phosphoglycerate mutase → MGSSGIDWKLPDHPKLPKGKVIGLIVLDGWGEANADQYNCIHVAETPVMDSLKKGAPERWRLVRAHGTAVGLPTEDDMGNSEVGHNALGAGRIFAQGAKLVDAALASGKMFEGEGFKYIKESFATNTLHLIGLMSDGGVHSRLDQLLLLLKGASEQGAKRIRVHVLTDGRDVLDGSSVGFAEILENDLAKLREKGVDAQVASGGGRMYVTMDRYENDWSVVKRGWDAQVLGEAPYKFKNVVEAIKTLRAEPKANDQYLPPFVIVDDSGKPVGPIVDGDAVVTFNFRADRMVMLAKALEYADFDKFDRVRVPKIRYAGMLQYDGELKLPSKYLVEPPEIDRTSGEYLTYNGVRTFACSETVKFGHVTFFWNGNRSGYFNDKMEEYVEIPSDSGITFNVQPKMKAIEIAEKARDAILSGKFEQVRVNLPNSDMVGHTGDIDATVVACKAADEAVKIIFDAIEKAGGIYVVTADHGNAEDMVKRNKTGQPLLDKNGNIQILTSHTLQPVPIAIGGPGLAPGVRFRKDLPSGGLANVAATVMNLHGFQAPSDYEPSLIEVVDN, encoded by the exons atggggAGCTCAGGAATCGACTGGAAGTTACCGGATCACCCTAAGTTGCCGAAGGGGAAGGTGATCGGACTCATCGTTTTGGATGGGTGGGGCGAGGCCAACGCAGACCAGTACAACTGTATCCATGTCGCCGAGACCCCCGTCATGGATTCTCTCAAGAAG GGTGCTCCTGAAAGATGGAGGTTAGTGAGAGCTCACGGAACTGCCGTGGGACTTCCCACAGAGGATGATATGGGCAACAGTGAAGTGGGTCACAATGCTCTCGGTGCCGGGCGTATTTTTGCCCAGGG TGCTAAGCTTGTCGACGCTGCACTTGCTTCCGGGAAAATGTTTGAGGGAGAAGGTTTTAAGTACATTAAGGAATCCTTTGCCACTAACACATTGCATCTCATTGGTTTAATGAGTGATGGTGGAGTCCATTCTCGGCTCGATCAATTGCTA TTGTTGCTTAAAGGAGCTAGTGAGCAAGGTGCTAAAAGGATCCGTGTGCATGTTCTCACTGATGGACGTGATGTTCTGGATGGTTCAAGTGTGGGATTTGCAGAAATCCTTGAAAATGACCTTGCGAAATTGCGTGAGAAAGGTGTGGATGCACAGGTTGCATCTGGTGGTGGTCGTATGTATGTCACCATGGATCGTTATGAG AATGACTGGAGTGTTGTAAAGCGAGGATGGGATGCCCAAGTTCTTGGTGAAGCTCCCTATAAATTTAAGAATGTAGTTGAAGCTATCAAGACATTGAGAGCGGAACCAAAGGCCAATGACCAGTACCTACCTCCTTTTGTTATTGTTGACGACAGTGGAAAGCCTGTTGGCCCTATTGTGGATGGTGATGCTGTTGTTACATTCAACTTCCGAGCTGACCGTATGGTTATGCTTGCCAAGGCACTTGAGTATGCAGACTTTGACAAGTTTGATCGGGTTAGAGTCCCTAAAATTCGTTATGCTGGTATGCTTCAGTATGATGGTGAGCTGAAGCTTCCAAGCAAATACCTTGTAGAACCCCCAGAGATTGATAGAACATCTGGTGAATATCTTACATACAACGGTGTCCGTACTTTTGCCTGCAG TGAGACTGTTAAATTTGGCCATGTCACTTTCTTCTGGAATGGGAATCGCTCTGGGTATTTTAACGATAAAATGGAGGAATATGTTGAAATTCCAAGTGATAGTGGAATCACATTCAACGTCCAGCCAAAAATGAAGGCAATTGAGATTGCTGAAAAGGCGAGGGATGCTATTCTTAGTGGAAAGTTTGAGCAG gtACGTGTTAACCTACCAAACTCAGACATGGTCGGGCACACTGGCGACATTGATGCCACAGTTGTAGCTTGCAAGGCTGCTGATGAAGCTGTCAAG ATAATTTTTGATGCAATCGAGAAAGCTGGTGGAATTTACGTCGTCACTGCAGATCATGGTAACGCTGAGGATATGGTGAAGAGAAACAAGACTGGGCAACCTCTTCTTGACAAGAATGGCAACATTCAAATTCTTACTTCCCATACTCTACAGCCA GTTCCAATTGCAATTGGAGGTCCTGGACTTGCACCCGGAGTTCGCTTCCGCAAGGATCTTCCTAGCGGTGGGCTGGCCAATGTTGCTGCAACCGTGATGAACCTGCACGGGTTCCAGGCTCCTAGCGACTACGAGCCATCCCTCATCGAAGTTGTTGATAACTAG
- the LOC126591874 gene encoding serine/threonine-protein phosphatase PP1-like — MEGLDALIQRLLEGRVHRGKRIQLTEAEIRQLCITAKQVFLRQPNLLELEAPINVCGDIHGQYPDLLRLFEYGGFPPEANYVFLGDYVDRGKQSTETICLLLAYKVKFPDNFFLLRGNHECASINRIYGFYDECKRRFSVRLWKIFTDCFNCLPVAAVIDDKIFCMHGGLSPELNSLEQLRAIERPVDVPDQGLLCDLLWSDPDRDIKGWGENDRGVSFTFGADRVAEFLLKHDMDLICRAHQVVEDGYEFFADRQLVTIFSAPNYCGEFNNAGALMSVDASLLCSFQIVKPWRGKAFQVE; from the exons ATGGAAGGATTGGATGCGCTGATACAGAGACTGTTGGAAGGCAGGGTTCACAGAGGTAAGAGGATTCAGCTAACCGAAGCCGAAATCCGGCAACTTTGCATCACTGCCAAACAAGTCTTCCTCAGGCAGCCTAATCTTCTCGAATTGGAAGCCCCCATCAACGTTTGCG GTGATATACACGGGCAATATCCTGACCTCTTGCGATTATTTGAGTACGGAGGCTTCCCACCGGAAGCCAACTATGTATTCCTTGGAGACTACGTCGACAGAGGAAAACAAAGCACAGAGACAATATGCCTTCTCCTTGCATATAAAGTCAAATTTCCGGACAATTTTTTCCTCCTCCGAGGGAACCACGAATGCGCTTCCATCAATCGAATCTATGGATTCTACGATGAGTGTAAACGCCGCTTCAGCGTCCGGCTATGGAAGATCTTCACAGACTGCTTTAACTGTTTACCTGTGGCTGCAGTCATAGATGACAAGATCTTCTGCATGCATGGTGGCCTGTCTCCTGAATTGAACAGCTTGGAACAGCTCAGAGCGATTGAAAGGCCGGTTGACGTGCCAGATCAAGGGCTTTTGTGTGACCTACTTTGGTCGGATCCGGACAGGGACATTAAAGGGTGGGGTGAGAATGATAGGGGTGTTTCTTTTACCTTTGGGGCAGATAGGGTTGCAGAGTTCTTGCTGAAACATGATATGGATCTCATATGCCGGGCTCACCAG GTCGTAGAAGACGGATATGAGTTCTTTGCAGACCGGCAGTTGGTGACCATATTCTCGGCACCGAACTATTGTGGAGAGTTCAACAATGCAGGTGCATTGATGAGTGTCGATGCCAGTTTGCTTTGCTCATTTCAAATAGTGAAACCTTGGAGAGGGAAAGCTTTTCAGGTAGAATGA